One Calliopsis andreniformis isolate RMS-2024a chromosome 9, iyCalAndr_principal, whole genome shotgun sequence genomic window carries:
- the LOC143183729 gene encoding uncharacterized protein LOC143183729 isoform X2, translating to MSKKYKKRKYEDHSHTLAEWERQNIFPTKIKHEMETMWEIPQIFQFLHLAKESLNIPELSMYEMERMFLMPRASKQLAIIMTSLLSSITIKSKLRKIPPMPYEFWTNILAYKMKSWFKVYETKHRNAVKVLETTGIEPEFWDVFPTPLLANGKDFGDLTFKQRVWLLKTVCDTIMHSRKTVQEDIAKQPWENQFETVLGTDRHGVKYIYFPQFLKNDLRIYKHCLDNTILSTVKPSRRKLKRKLEDNATECNDPLKKKVKHKKRGARWCTGGLPKKPKRKVSKSNERHLDDQKCTTSSAAGSLINEDTNLSSTSNYSNNNNNNNNIDNDYINLDIANEKRSMRSLSKSSAESVESSKTHCQTVRSSGYDTSTSIEMDSDKCSSQKVFKEFSNISESLSDLKSDSIERRKIGDNDISLVHSSQDRLELRNVDTLSSISKTDDEKLNEIISGECSKRSTNFQVSTSKSDDEKLNETRTDQNDTEDDNVSIIIDENMENKIIRQDEESIIEQEAVDLKRDSEVESNDDKELFLTELRSMLQKEAMQDDFALNEDSEMGYSVSNVKNEGTDNETQEVQDFNVMLMQLSVSKFQLVADSVSSLKKLISTFPKESSNLIYKTDDPNNANNEHVPTCEVKLVERMRELLSSLEEMEPDLQESTKKARGKLQKEWISYTTGVENQDSSGEGLSSNWWVLGSQGCSLPGGRTLQMLPRATVPPACSQKVVSKIEDHQCVSTEDAEELYEEQSERAQIETSRTQCEGREDDKQEYTGITEETKEDANEGEQQTGRVLRARGVSSYTEQFYSDDEIEENELEVWTDIEAIYAVPNVQADAPAPHSSPKAKHSDDRTKGEDSDQEWILPSSRKRKNKRPSANRRLKSFQHKLQSIKVDELQEAAESVVTYASMNAENENENEREKEEERENEKSDIKDSPKTCEPNKPNEPDTSSANSSEESQKTLVEDDSEKTTVPSTGATCKVENIESVHSELDIKEEGPIYEPTYSQFDNNYAANVSSNYVMFKPDHNPMNYYVMQPNPATVISQNTIVQPGSVVPNFVPPMQQGYYIQGGQNYIIQSPQSSFVPSQSFQPQGPQVIAPQQFVNHSGYMPYMMTAPQSGFIATNPQIVTQGEPQVSSNPGHSNPTTPPRFPQNRHPIPRHGYPHPNGAVIRHNVPIRGNFPRNNVKPTRNVPQPRGALFRAQRPRHPVPASENTGQKTTSLIVLSDSDDEIEMIITEKTGSEASNTCRRNSNAAQKTSPNVAPSKNTISPQIIQRMSQGGISITPIKPSPPVQNANTQLVVVVNETGSHYALALPNGSKLILTPEQVAQIRASNGGKLIL from the exons ATgtctaaaaaatataaaaaacgaaAATACGAAGATCACAGCCATACTCTAGCTGAGTGGGAGAGACAGAATATCTTTCCAACTAAAATAAAACATGAAATGGAAACTATGTGGGAG ATTCCACAAATATTTCAGTTTCTCCATCTAGCAAAAGAATCTCTAAATATACCTGAATTGTCAATGTATGAAATGGAACGTATGTTTTTGATGCCAAGAGCTTCTAAGCAGTTGGCGATTATTATGACATCTTTGTTAAG ttCCATTACTATCAAatcaaaattaagaaaaataccACCCATGCCATATGAGTTTTGGACGAATATTCTTGCTTACAAAATGAAAAGCTGGTTTAAAGTTTACGAAACCAAGCATAGGAATGCTGTAAAA GTTCTAGAGACTACTGGCATTGAACCAGAATTCTGGGATGTATTTCCTACTCCTCTTCTAGCAAATGGTAAAGATTTCGGGGATTTGACATTTAAACAGAGAGTGTGGCTTTTGAAAACTGTTTGCGATACAATTATG CACTCCAGGAAAACTGTGCAAGAAGATATAGCTAAGCAGCCATGGGAGAATCAGTTTGAAACAGTTTTGGGAACTGATCGTCATGGGGTGAAATACATATACTTTCCTCAATTTCTTAAAAATGATCTACGAATTTACAAACACTGCCTAGATAATACAATTTTATCAACAGTAAAG CCTTCTAGACGAAAATTAAAGAGAAAGTTAGAAGATAACGCAACAGAGTGTAATgatccattaaaaaaaaaagtgaaacataaaaaacgggGAGCGCGATGGTGTACTGGTGGTTTACCTAAAAAACCGAAAAGAAAAGTCAGTAAATCTAATGAAAGACATCTGGATGATCAAAAATGCACCACCAGTAGCGCAGCAGGTTCTTTAATAAATGAGGATACAAATCTCAGTAGTACAAgcaattatagtaataataataataataataataatatcgatAATGATTACATTAATTTAGATATTGCAAATGAAAAAAGGTCGATGAGAAGTTTATCAAAGAGTTCTGCAGAAAGTGTGGAATCTAGTAAAACACACTGTCAAACTGTAAGATCAAGCGGTTATGACACAAGCACTTCAATCGAAATGGATTCTGACAAGTGCTCATCTCAAAAAGTATTTAAAGAATTCTCAAACATTAGTGAATCGCTGAGCGATTTAAAATCTGATAGTATTGAGAGAAGGAAAATTGGTGATAATGATATATCTTTAGTACATAGTTCACAAGACAGGCTAGAACTAAGGAATGTCGATACTCTGTCAAGTATTTCGAAGACAGATGATGAGAAATTAAACGAAATCATTAGTGGCGAATGTTCTAAAAGATCGACTAATTTTCAAGTATCAACATCGAAATCTGACGACgaaaaattaaatgaaactAGAACTGATCAGAATGATACGGAAGACGATAATGTCAGTATTATTATAGATGAGAAcatggaaaataaaattattaggcAAGACGAAGAGTCTATTATAGAACAGGAGGCAGTAGACTTAAAAAGGGATTCTGAAGTAGAATCTAACGATGACAAGGAACTTTTTCTAACTGAATTGAGAAGCATGTTACAAAAAGAAGCGATGCAAGACGATTTTGCTCTTAACGAGGATAGTGAAATGGGTTATAGTGTTTCGAACGTTAAAAACGAAGGAACAGATAACGAGACACAAGAAGTGCAAGATTTTAATGTAATGTTAATGCAGCTTAGCGTATCAAAATTTCAACTTGTAGCTGATAGTGTTAGCTCATTAAAAAAGCTCATATCCACTTTCCCAAAAGAAAGCAGTAATTTAATTTATAAGACTGACGATCCTAACAATGCTAAC AATGAACATGTTCCTACCTGTGAAGTAAAACTAGTCGAGAGAATGAGAGAATTACTCTCTAGTTTAGAAGAAATGGAACCAGATTTACAAGAGTCCACGAAAAAAGCCAGAGGGAAGCTGCAAAAGGAATGGATTAGTTACACAACAGG TGTGGAGAATCAGGACTCATCTGGGGAGGGTCTCAGCTCTAATTGGTGGGTTCTTGGATCGCAGGGCTGTTCATTACCTGGAGGACGAACGCTACAAATGTTACCGCGAGCTACCGTACCCCCAGCTTGCTCCCAAAAAGTCGTCAGCAAAATCGAAGACCACCAATGTGTGTCTACCGAAGATGCTGAAGAATTATACGAAGAACAAAGTGAGAGGGCGCAAATCGAAACATCGAGAACTCAGTGTGAAGGAAGAGAGGACGACAAACAAGAATACACAGGAATTACCGAAGAAACGAAAGAAGATGCAAACGAAGGAG AACAACAAACTGGAAGAGTGTTACGAGCCCGTGGCGTATCATCGTATACAGAACAATTTTATTCAGATGACGAGATCGAGGAGAATGAGCTGGAAGTATGGACCGATATTGAGGCAATCTACGCAGTTCCAAATGTACAGGCAGATGCACCCGCTCCGCACTCTTCACCCAAAGCAAAACACTCTGACGATCGGACGAAGGGAGAGGACTCAGACCAAGAGTGGATACTACCGAGCTCTCGAAAAAGGAAAAATAAACGTCCGT CTGCCAATAGAAGATTAAAATCTTtccaacataaactacaaagtaTCAAAGTGGATGAATTGCAAGAAGCAGCCGAGTCAGTAGTAACATATGCTTCCATGAACGCAGAAAATGAGAACGAGAATGAAAGGGAGAAAGAGGAAGAGAGGGAGAATGAGAAGTCTGATATTAAAGACAGCCCAAAAACATGTGAACCAAATAAACCAAATGAGCCGGATACTTCCAGCGCAAACAGTAGCGAGGAGAGTCAAAAGACTTTGGTAGAGGATGATTCTGAAAAAACAACAGTGCCTTCTACTGGAGCGACTTGTAAAGTCGAGAATATTGAAAGCGTGCATTCGGAGCTGGATATCAAGGAGGAAGGCCCGATTTATGAGCCTACGTACAGTCAGTTCGATAACAATTACGCTGCAAATGTTAGTTCGAATTACGTGATGTTCAAACCCGACCACAATCCAATGAACTACTACGTGATGCAACCGAACCCTGCAACTGTTATTTCACAAAACACAATTGTACAGCCTGGTTCAGTGGTCCCCAATTTTGTGCCACCCATGCAACAAGGCTACTACATACAAGGTGGACAGAATTACATAATTCAGAGTCCACAATCTAGTTTTGTTCCTTCGCAATCGTTCCAGCCGCAAGGACCACAGGTAATAGCTCCTCAGCAGTTCGTTAATCATTCAGGTTACATGCCATATATGATGACAGCACCACAATCAGGATTCATAGCCACGAATCCTCAAATTGTTACTCAAGGGGAACCTCAAGTTTCCTCCAATCCTGGTCACTCGAATCCAACCACACCCCCCAGGTTCCCTCAAAACAGGCATCCTATTCCTCGACATGGTTATCCCCACCCAAATGGCGCAGTTATAAGACATAATGTTCCTATCAGAGGAAATTTTCCGCGGAATAATGTTAAACCAACAAGGAATGTTCCTCAACCACGTGGAGCTCTTTTTAGAGCACAGAGGCCGAGGCATCCGGTTCCAGCTTCAGAAAATACAGGCCAGAAAACGACGTCGTTGATCGTTCTTAGTGATAGCGATGACGAaatcgaaatgattattactgagaAGACAGGCTCTGAAGCTAGCAATACATGTCGAAGGAATAGTAATGCTGCACAGAAAACGTCTCCAAATGTAGCCCCATCGAAAAATACTATTTCTCCGCAAATAATACAACGTATGAGTCAAGGTGGCATTTCGATAACACCTATTAAACCATCACCACCAGTGCAGAACGCAAATACGCAGTTGGTAGTGGTTGTCAATGAAACTGGAAGTCATTATGCCTTAGCATTACCTAATGGAAGTAAGCTGATTCTCACGCCTGAGCAGGTGGCACAAATACGAGCTTCCAATGGTGGAAAACTGATTTTGTAA
- the LOC143183729 gene encoding uncharacterized protein LOC143183729 isoform X1 has product MSKKYKKRKYEDHSHTLAEWERQNIFPTKIKHEMETMWEIPQIFQFLHLAKESLNIPELSMYEMERMFLMPRASKQLAIIMTSLLSSITIKSKLRKIPPMPYEFWTNILAYKMKSWFKVYETKHRNAVKVLETTGIEPEFWDVFPTPLLANGKDFGDLTFKQRVWLLKTVCDTIMHSRKTVQEDIAKQPWENQFETVLGTDRHGVKYIYFPQFLKNDLRIYKHCLDNTILSTVKPSRRKLKRKLEDNATECNDPLKKKVKHKKRGARWCTGGLPKKPKRKVSKSNERHLDDQKCTTSSAAGSLINEDTNLSSTSNYSNNNNNNNNIDNDYINLDIANEKRSMRSLSKSSAESVESSKTHCQTVRSSGYDTSTSIEMDSDKCSSQKVFKEFSNISESLSDLKSDSIERRKIGDNDISLVHSSQDRLELRNVDTLSSISKTDDEKLNEIISGECSKRSTNFQVSTSKSDDEKLNETRTDQNDTEDDNVSIIIDENMENKIIRQDEESIIEQEAVDLKRDSEVESNDDKELFLTELRSMLQKEAMQDDFALNEDSEMGYSVSNVKNEGTDNETQEVQDFNVMLMQLSVSKFQLVADSVSSLKKLISTFPKESSNLIYKTDDPNNANNEHVPTCEVKLVERMRELLSSLEEMEPDLQESTKKARGKLQKEWISYTTGSVENQDSSGEGLSSNWWVLGSQGCSLPGGRTLQMLPRATVPPACSQKVVSKIEDHQCVSTEDAEELYEEQSERAQIETSRTQCEGREDDKQEYTGITEETKEDANEGEQQTGRVLRARGVSSYTEQFYSDDEIEENELEVWTDIEAIYAVPNVQADAPAPHSSPKAKHSDDRTKGEDSDQEWILPSSRKRKNKRPSANRRLKSFQHKLQSIKVDELQEAAESVVTYASMNAENENENEREKEEERENEKSDIKDSPKTCEPNKPNEPDTSSANSSEESQKTLVEDDSEKTTVPSTGATCKVENIESVHSELDIKEEGPIYEPTYSQFDNNYAANVSSNYVMFKPDHNPMNYYVMQPNPATVISQNTIVQPGSVVPNFVPPMQQGYYIQGGQNYIIQSPQSSFVPSQSFQPQGPQVIAPQQFVNHSGYMPYMMTAPQSGFIATNPQIVTQGEPQVSSNPGHSNPTTPPRFPQNRHPIPRHGYPHPNGAVIRHNVPIRGNFPRNNVKPTRNVPQPRGALFRAQRPRHPVPASENTGQKTTSLIVLSDSDDEIEMIITEKTGSEASNTCRRNSNAAQKTSPNVAPSKNTISPQIIQRMSQGGISITPIKPSPPVQNANTQLVVVVNETGSHYALALPNGSKLILTPEQVAQIRASNGGKLIL; this is encoded by the exons ATgtctaaaaaatataaaaaacgaaAATACGAAGATCACAGCCATACTCTAGCTGAGTGGGAGAGACAGAATATCTTTCCAACTAAAATAAAACATGAAATGGAAACTATGTGGGAG ATTCCACAAATATTTCAGTTTCTCCATCTAGCAAAAGAATCTCTAAATATACCTGAATTGTCAATGTATGAAATGGAACGTATGTTTTTGATGCCAAGAGCTTCTAAGCAGTTGGCGATTATTATGACATCTTTGTTAAG ttCCATTACTATCAAatcaaaattaagaaaaataccACCCATGCCATATGAGTTTTGGACGAATATTCTTGCTTACAAAATGAAAAGCTGGTTTAAAGTTTACGAAACCAAGCATAGGAATGCTGTAAAA GTTCTAGAGACTACTGGCATTGAACCAGAATTCTGGGATGTATTTCCTACTCCTCTTCTAGCAAATGGTAAAGATTTCGGGGATTTGACATTTAAACAGAGAGTGTGGCTTTTGAAAACTGTTTGCGATACAATTATG CACTCCAGGAAAACTGTGCAAGAAGATATAGCTAAGCAGCCATGGGAGAATCAGTTTGAAACAGTTTTGGGAACTGATCGTCATGGGGTGAAATACATATACTTTCCTCAATTTCTTAAAAATGATCTACGAATTTACAAACACTGCCTAGATAATACAATTTTATCAACAGTAAAG CCTTCTAGACGAAAATTAAAGAGAAAGTTAGAAGATAACGCAACAGAGTGTAATgatccattaaaaaaaaaagtgaaacataaaaaacgggGAGCGCGATGGTGTACTGGTGGTTTACCTAAAAAACCGAAAAGAAAAGTCAGTAAATCTAATGAAAGACATCTGGATGATCAAAAATGCACCACCAGTAGCGCAGCAGGTTCTTTAATAAATGAGGATACAAATCTCAGTAGTACAAgcaattatagtaataataataataataataataatatcgatAATGATTACATTAATTTAGATATTGCAAATGAAAAAAGGTCGATGAGAAGTTTATCAAAGAGTTCTGCAGAAAGTGTGGAATCTAGTAAAACACACTGTCAAACTGTAAGATCAAGCGGTTATGACACAAGCACTTCAATCGAAATGGATTCTGACAAGTGCTCATCTCAAAAAGTATTTAAAGAATTCTCAAACATTAGTGAATCGCTGAGCGATTTAAAATCTGATAGTATTGAGAGAAGGAAAATTGGTGATAATGATATATCTTTAGTACATAGTTCACAAGACAGGCTAGAACTAAGGAATGTCGATACTCTGTCAAGTATTTCGAAGACAGATGATGAGAAATTAAACGAAATCATTAGTGGCGAATGTTCTAAAAGATCGACTAATTTTCAAGTATCAACATCGAAATCTGACGACgaaaaattaaatgaaactAGAACTGATCAGAATGATACGGAAGACGATAATGTCAGTATTATTATAGATGAGAAcatggaaaataaaattattaggcAAGACGAAGAGTCTATTATAGAACAGGAGGCAGTAGACTTAAAAAGGGATTCTGAAGTAGAATCTAACGATGACAAGGAACTTTTTCTAACTGAATTGAGAAGCATGTTACAAAAAGAAGCGATGCAAGACGATTTTGCTCTTAACGAGGATAGTGAAATGGGTTATAGTGTTTCGAACGTTAAAAACGAAGGAACAGATAACGAGACACAAGAAGTGCAAGATTTTAATGTAATGTTAATGCAGCTTAGCGTATCAAAATTTCAACTTGTAGCTGATAGTGTTAGCTCATTAAAAAAGCTCATATCCACTTTCCCAAAAGAAAGCAGTAATTTAATTTATAAGACTGACGATCCTAACAATGCTAAC AATGAACATGTTCCTACCTGTGAAGTAAAACTAGTCGAGAGAATGAGAGAATTACTCTCTAGTTTAGAAGAAATGGAACCAGATTTACAAGAGTCCACGAAAAAAGCCAGAGGGAAGCTGCAAAAGGAATGGATTAGTTACACAACAGG CAGTGTGGAGAATCAGGACTCATCTGGGGAGGGTCTCAGCTCTAATTGGTGGGTTCTTGGATCGCAGGGCTGTTCATTACCTGGAGGACGAACGCTACAAATGTTACCGCGAGCTACCGTACCCCCAGCTTGCTCCCAAAAAGTCGTCAGCAAAATCGAAGACCACCAATGTGTGTCTACCGAAGATGCTGAAGAATTATACGAAGAACAAAGTGAGAGGGCGCAAATCGAAACATCGAGAACTCAGTGTGAAGGAAGAGAGGACGACAAACAAGAATACACAGGAATTACCGAAGAAACGAAAGAAGATGCAAACGAAGGAG AACAACAAACTGGAAGAGTGTTACGAGCCCGTGGCGTATCATCGTATACAGAACAATTTTATTCAGATGACGAGATCGAGGAGAATGAGCTGGAAGTATGGACCGATATTGAGGCAATCTACGCAGTTCCAAATGTACAGGCAGATGCACCCGCTCCGCACTCTTCACCCAAAGCAAAACACTCTGACGATCGGACGAAGGGAGAGGACTCAGACCAAGAGTGGATACTACCGAGCTCTCGAAAAAGGAAAAATAAACGTCCGT CTGCCAATAGAAGATTAAAATCTTtccaacataaactacaaagtaTCAAAGTGGATGAATTGCAAGAAGCAGCCGAGTCAGTAGTAACATATGCTTCCATGAACGCAGAAAATGAGAACGAGAATGAAAGGGAGAAAGAGGAAGAGAGGGAGAATGAGAAGTCTGATATTAAAGACAGCCCAAAAACATGTGAACCAAATAAACCAAATGAGCCGGATACTTCCAGCGCAAACAGTAGCGAGGAGAGTCAAAAGACTTTGGTAGAGGATGATTCTGAAAAAACAACAGTGCCTTCTACTGGAGCGACTTGTAAAGTCGAGAATATTGAAAGCGTGCATTCGGAGCTGGATATCAAGGAGGAAGGCCCGATTTATGAGCCTACGTACAGTCAGTTCGATAACAATTACGCTGCAAATGTTAGTTCGAATTACGTGATGTTCAAACCCGACCACAATCCAATGAACTACTACGTGATGCAACCGAACCCTGCAACTGTTATTTCACAAAACACAATTGTACAGCCTGGTTCAGTGGTCCCCAATTTTGTGCCACCCATGCAACAAGGCTACTACATACAAGGTGGACAGAATTACATAATTCAGAGTCCACAATCTAGTTTTGTTCCTTCGCAATCGTTCCAGCCGCAAGGACCACAGGTAATAGCTCCTCAGCAGTTCGTTAATCATTCAGGTTACATGCCATATATGATGACAGCACCACAATCAGGATTCATAGCCACGAATCCTCAAATTGTTACTCAAGGGGAACCTCAAGTTTCCTCCAATCCTGGTCACTCGAATCCAACCACACCCCCCAGGTTCCCTCAAAACAGGCATCCTATTCCTCGACATGGTTATCCCCACCCAAATGGCGCAGTTATAAGACATAATGTTCCTATCAGAGGAAATTTTCCGCGGAATAATGTTAAACCAACAAGGAATGTTCCTCAACCACGTGGAGCTCTTTTTAGAGCACAGAGGCCGAGGCATCCGGTTCCAGCTTCAGAAAATACAGGCCAGAAAACGACGTCGTTGATCGTTCTTAGTGATAGCGATGACGAaatcgaaatgattattactgagaAGACAGGCTCTGAAGCTAGCAATACATGTCGAAGGAATAGTAATGCTGCACAGAAAACGTCTCCAAATGTAGCCCCATCGAAAAATACTATTTCTCCGCAAATAATACAACGTATGAGTCAAGGTGGCATTTCGATAACACCTATTAAACCATCACCACCAGTGCAGAACGCAAATACGCAGTTGGTAGTGGTTGTCAATGAAACTGGAAGTCATTATGCCTTAGCATTACCTAATGGAAGTAAGCTGATTCTCACGCCTGAGCAGGTGGCACAAATACGAGCTTCCAATGGTGGAAAACTGATTTTGTAA